A single genomic interval of Mycolicibacterium sp. MU0053 harbors:
- a CDS encoding phage holin family protein, protein MQPKPDADAPIGELIAQLSAQTTRLVRDEMRLAQREFTESAKHAGRGAGIISAAGIAAMFGLASVVTAAIAALALAVPVWAAALIVAAILFVSAGIAALVSKKQLEQASPTPERTVANVKQDIEEVKGARHER, encoded by the coding sequence ATGCAACCGAAACCCGACGCCGATGCGCCGATCGGGGAGCTGATCGCGCAGTTGTCGGCTCAGACCACGCGGCTGGTGCGTGACGAGATGCGCTTGGCGCAACGCGAATTCACCGAATCGGCAAAACACGCCGGCCGTGGCGCCGGCATCATCAGCGCCGCCGGGATCGCGGCGATGTTCGGATTGGCCAGTGTGGTCACCGCCGCCATAGCCGCTCTCGCCCTGGCGGTACCGGTGTGGGCGGCGGCGCTGATTGTTGCCGCCATCCTCTTCGTCAGCGCCGGTATCGCGGCTCTGGTCAGCAAAAAACAACTCGAGCAGGCCTCCCCCACCCCGGAACGGACCGTGGCCAACGTGAAACAGGACATCGAGGAAGTGAAGGGCGCTCGACATGAACGCTGA